Within the Salmo salar chromosome ssa12, Ssal_v3.1, whole genome shotgun sequence genome, the region tgatgaacagagagtagcagtagcgtaaaagaggggttggcgggtggtgggtgggacacaatgcagatagcccggttagccaatgttgcgggagcactggttggtggGCCCAAttcaggtagtatgtacatgaatgtatagttaaagtgactatgcatatatgataaacagagagtagcagcagcgtaaaaagaggggttgggggggcacacaatgcaaatagtccgggtagccatttgattacctgttcaggagtcttatggcttgggggtaaaaactgtttaaaagcctttttgtcctacacttggcactccggtacagcttgccatgcggtagtagagagaacagtttatggctggggtggctgaggtctttgacaatttttagggacttcctctgacaccgcctggtgtagaggtcctggatggcaggcagcttagtccctgtgatgtactgggccgtacgcactaccctctgtagtgccttgcggtcagaagccgagcagttgccgtaccaggcagtgatgcaaccagtcaggatgctctcgatgttgcagctgtagaaccttttgaggatctcaggacccatgccaaatatttttagtttcctgagggggaataggttttgtcgtgccctcttcacgactgtcttggtgtgtttggaccattctagtttgttgttgatgtggacaccaaggaacttgaagctctcaacctgctccactacagccctgtcgatgagaatggggcgtgctcggtcctccttttcctgtagtccataatctccttagtcttggttacgttgagggataggttgttattctggaaccacccggccaggtctctgacttcctccctataggctgtctcgtcgttgtcggtgatcaggcctaccactgttgtgtcgtctgcaaacttaatgatggtgttggagtcgtgcctggccatgcagtcgtgggtgaacagggagtacaagaggggactgagcacggacccctggggagctccagtgttgaggatcagcgtggcagatgtgttgctacctaccctcaccacctgggggcggcacgtcaagaagtccaggatccagttgcagagggaggtgtttagtcccaggatccttagcttagtgatgagctttgagggtactatggtgttgaacgctgagctgtagtcaatgaatagcattctcatgtaagtgttccttttgtccaggtgggaaagggcagtgtggagtgcaatagagattgcatcatttgtggacctgtttgggcggtatgcaaattggagtgggtctagggtttctgggataatggtgttgatgtgagccattaccaacctttcaaagcacttcatggctacagacgtgagtgctatgggtctgtagtcatttagtcaggttgcctttgtgttcttggacacagggactatggtggtctgcttgaaacatgttggtattacagacttaatcaggaacatgttgaaaatatcagtgaagacacctgccagttggtcagcacatgcctggagcacacgtcctggtaatccgtccggCACCGCAgacttgtgtatgttgacctgtttaaaggtcttactcacgtcggcaacagagaacgtgatcacacagtcgcctggaacagctgatgctcagGCTGAGGTGGTGACTCGCAGGGTGCTAAAGTGGAGGCCTCAGTCCTTGTTCATAGCTGTCCTCGCCATTACCGGAGCTCTGCTGATGGGCAGCCTGAGACTGCTGCTCTGGAAGTGGAGGCCTCAGTCCTTGTTCATAGCTGTCCTCGCCATCACCGGAGCTCTGCTGATGGGCAGCCTGAGACTGCTGCTCTGGAAGCTgtacatatagtaccagtcaaaagtttggacacaccgactcattcaagggtttttctttattttgactattttctacattgtagaataatagcgaagacatcaaaactatgaaataacaaaccaaaaaagtgttcttcaaagtagccactctttgccttgatgacagctttgaacactcttggcatttcctcaaccagcttcacctggaatgcttttccaacagtcttgaaggagttcccacatgctgagcacttgttggctgcttttccttcactctgcggtccaactcaccccaaaccatctcaattgggttgaggttggatgattgtggagggcaggtcatctgatgcagcagtccatcactttccttcttggtcaaatagcccttacaaagcctggaggtgtgttgggttattgtcctgttgaaaaacaaatgatagtcgcacgaagcccaaaccagatggaatggtgtatcgctgcagaatgctgtggtagccatgctggttaagtgtaccttgaattctaaataaatcacagacagtgtcaccagcaaagcacccccacacatcacacctccttctccatgcttcacgatgggaaccacacatgcggagatcatccgttcacctactctgcgtctcacaaaacaCGGCGTTGAagccaaaaatctcaaatattgactcatcagaccaaaggacatatttccaccggtctaatgtccattgctcgtgtttcttggcccaagcaagtctcttcttattattggtgtcctttaatagtggtttctttgcagcaattcaaccatgaaggcctgattcccgcagtctcttctgaacagttgatgttgagatgtgcctgttacttgaactctgtgaagcatttatttgggcagcaatttctgaggttgTTAACTCTAACTTATCCaatgcagcagatgtaactctgggtctccctttcctgtggcggtcctcatgagagccagtttcatcatagcgactgcacttgaagaaactttcaaagttcttcaaatgttctggattgactgaccttcatgtcttaaaacctcttatggaTCCCTTCACAcgccaatccctttagcgggattgatttgacaacatccagtgaaatggcagcgcgccaaattcaaaactacaggaatatcaatattcaacattcacgaaaatatatgtgtaatacatcaaaataaagcttgacttcttgttaatccagcttcatcatagagcttgttggtttttgcgactgcacttgaagaaactttgaaagttctttaaatgttctggattgactgacctttgtgtcttaaagtaatgatggaccgtCGTttgtttttgcttatttgagctgttcttgccataatatggacttggtcttttaccaaataaggctatcttctgtataccaaccctactttatcacaatacaactgattggctcaaacgcattaagaaggaaataaattccacaaactaacttttaacatggtatacctgttaattgaaattcattccaggtgactacctcataaagctggttgagagaatgccaagagtgtgcaaagctatcatcaaggcaaatggtggcgactgaagaatctcaaatataaaatacattttctgatttgtttaacacttttttggttactacatgattccatatgtgttatttaatagttttgattcTTCACTATTATAAAAAccattgaataagtaggtgtgtccaaacttttgactggtactgtacgtatgtacacatacacacgcaaacacacacagacagacagacagacagacagataaacacctAACTGCCTATTACAGcttctattctgtctctctccgtagtttaatgtctctctttctatttttgtcaggctctccttctacacacacactccttttaAACATGACCCCAACTCTCTTACTAAACATGTGAGCAAAGGTATTTTGTTATTGTATATGTTGTGGTCTATGGACCATTCTGGCTTGGACAAGGCTTACTAACTTATGTAGTAGAATAATAATATATTGTCCAAATTGCTCTATCAGAGTTAAGTGTTCTGGCCCAGAGGTTTGACCCAGGTATGACCCAGGTTATGGGCATACAGTAAGTGTTTCTGAAATGCCTTAACATGGTGATGTTTGAGTCATCATAGCCAGTTCCTGAAACCCAAGGGACACAATCAGGCTCATGTTTGTTACCGATCAGCCCCCCCATGCTCTGTGCTGATAACCCCACTGGGGGATGTTGTTGATGATGTGTTGTGTTCTGACTCGCCCTGTCTGTAGTGATGATGGGAAAGGTGACCTCGGACAAgcagaggaggcagaggagaagCCCAACATACCCTCAGAGAAGGACCCCGAGGAGGAGGAAGCTCTAGAGGAGAACCCCTTTACCATGTTTAGTCTGACAACGTCTAACTGTCTACCCGTCAGTGATAACACTTCACCAACCATGAAAAATACTTTTGCAGGTCTCACCTTCAGGAAAGAGGTCTTCTGACACAAAATAAGAATGTGTCATAGCACACACAATCTGACGTTTGATTGATTGTAAATGTGAGGCCACGGTTCCAAGCATCTCACTGCCTGGCAGTAATGATGTCACTTTATTGATTTACTGACGGATTTACTCATCGAAATGGAAAGATAATTCCTTTTAAGTCTATGGATTTACTGGTTATGACTGAATGACTAAGACAATTATTTTTGTCATTCACGCTCAGCGGTTCAACAGCAGAGCTCACGATCCAGGTGATGATTTGTCTTTAGATTccgttagcctggtcccagatctgtttgtgctgtcatgccaactcctatggtcattgtcgtGTGACAGCATAaaaagatctgggaccaggctaatagcTACACCCTTTCTCTTTATATGTCTCTGAGGTACCATCTCTAACATTGTCTTTCTTTCCTGTCTGTTTGCTTGTTATTTGCTCAGACACTGGGAGAGCAGACctctttatctcaatctcttcgttcaaagactcaatcatggacactcttactgacagttgtggctgcttcgcatgatgtattattgtctctaccttcttgcctttgtgctgttgtctgtgcccaataatgtgtgtaccatgttttgtgttgctaccatgtttttgtcatgatgtgttgctaccatggtgtgttttcatgtgttgctgccatgcaaTGTTGTTGGCttaaggtctctctttatgtagtgttgtggtgtctctcttgtcgtgatgtgtgtcttatatttttataaaaaaattatttttaatcccagcccccgtcccaggaggccttttgccttttggtaggcagtcattgtaaacaagaatttgttcttaactgaactgacttgtctagttaaataaaggttgaataaaaaatgtaaaaaacaacgAGACGACGGAGAGATGCTGGCTGGGATGAGAACAGATGCATAAACAGAAACCAGGACGATGtgtgactgtttgtgtgtgtatcctaTCATTATCACTGATTAATGAAGATAATTACTACCCAAGAGAACCTGCTGAGAATGTTCTGTGAAGAACGCTGTATTCAGGGGAGCTCATCGTCAACCACCAGAGGCCAGCAGAGAGCTAATTGAAACAGTCACAGACATTGAATCAGCCAGCAGCCCTAAATATGTCCACATGAATTACACTAACTTTAGTAAGCAAAAGGGAGGGGATGATAAATGAAAAAGTGGACGAGAGAAACAAAGGTTTGTCTCTCCCGCCTGTCAATCACAGACCCCGGCTCGTCCGATGTGCTTGCCTTGCGTGAGATTCCTTTAGACTGCAtaatgtctgtgcctcgacctaggttgggcaaacctaaacatggcggtgttcgccttagcaatctcactagaataaagacctcctccattcctgccattattgaaagagatcgtgatacctcacatctcaaaatagggctacttaatattagatccctcacttcaaaggcagttatagtcaatgaactaatcactgatcataatcttgatgtgattggcctgactgaaacatggcttaagcctgatgaatttactgtgttaaatgaggcctcacctcctggctacactagtgaccatatcccccacgcatcccgcaaaggcggaggtgttgctaacatttacgataacaaatttcaatttacaaaaaaaaatatgttttcgtcttttgagcttctagtcatgaaatctatgcagcctactcaatcactttttatagctactgtttacaggcctcctgggccatatacagcgttcctcactgagttccctgaattcctatcggaccttgtagtcatagcagataatattcacatttttggtgactttaatattcacatggaaaagtccacagacccactccaaaaggctttcggagccatcatcgactcagtgggttttgtccaacatgtctccggacctactcactgccacagtcatactctggaactagttttgtcccatggaataaatgttgtggatcttaatgtttttcctcataatcctggactatcggaccaccattttattacgtttgcaatcgcaacaaataatctgctcagaccccaaccaaggagcatcaaaagtcatgctataaattctcagacaaccgaaagattccttgatgcccttccagactccctctgcctaaccaaggatgtcagagtacaaaaatcagttaaccacctaactgaggaactcaatttaaccttgtgcaATACCCTAAATGCAGTTGCGCCCCTAAAAACGAAAAACATttatcataagaaactagctccctggtatacagaaaatacccgagctctgaagcaagcttccagaaaattggaatggaaatggcgccacaccaaactggaagtcttccgactagcttggaagacagtaccgtgcagtatcgaagagccctcactgctgctcgatcatcctatttttccaacttaattgaggaaaataagaacaatctgaaatgtatttttgatactgtcgcaaagctaactaaaaagcagcattccccaagagaggatggctttcacttcagcagtgatacattcatgaacttctttgaggaaaagttcatgatcattagaaagcaaattacggactcctctttatatctgcgtattcctccaaagctcagttgtcctgagtctgcacaactctgccaggaccaaggatcaagggagacactcaagtgttttagtactatatctcttgacacaatgatgaaaataatcatggcctctaaaccttcaagctgcatggaccctattccaactaaactactgaaagagctgcttcctgtgcttggccctcctctGTTGAACACAATAAAcgactctctatccaccggatgtgtaccaaattcactaaaagtggcagtaataaagcctctcttgaaaaagccaaaccttgacccagaaaatataaaaaactatcggtctatatcgaatctcccattcctctcaaaaatgttagaaaaagctgttgcgcagcaactcactgccttcctgaaaacaaacaatgtatacgaaatgcttcagtctggttttagaccccatcatagcactgcgactgcacttgtgaaggtggtaaattaccttttaatggcatcagaccgaggctctgcatctgtcctcgtgctcctagacattagtgctgcttttgataccatcgatcaccacattcttttggagagattggaagcCCAAAtgggtctacacggacaagttttggcctggtttagatcttatctgttggaaagatatcagtttgtctctgtgaatggtttgtcctctgacaaatcaactgtaaatttcggtgttcctcaaagttctgttttaggaccactattgttttcactatatattttacctcttggggatgtcattcgaaaacataatgttaacattcactgctatgcggatgacacacagctgtacatttcaatgaaacatggtgaagccccaaaattgccctcactggaagcctgtgtttcagacataaggaagtggatggctgcaaactttctacttttaaactcggacaaaacagagatgcttgttctacgTCCCAAGAAAcgaagagatcttctgttgaatctgacaaataatcttgatggttgtacagtcgtctcaaataaaactgtgaaggacctcggcgttactctggaccctgatctctcttttgacgaacatatcaagactgtttcaaggacagctttcttccatttacgtaacattgcaaaaatcagaaatgttatgtccaaaaattatgcagaaaaattaagcccttcttttgttacttctaggttagactactgcaatgctctactttccggcgaccctgataaagcactaaataaacttcaattAGTGCTAAAtgcggctgctagaatcctgactagaaccaaaacatttgatcatattactccagtgctagcctctctacactggcttcctcttaaggcaagggctgatttcaaggttttactgctaacctacaaagcattacatggactcctacctatctttccgatttggtcctgccgtagatagctacacatacgctacggtcacaagacgcaggcctcctaattgtccctagaatttctaagcaaacagctggaggcagggctttctcctatagagctccattttatggaatggtctacctacccatgtgagagacgcagacttggtctcaacctttaagtctttattgaagactcatctcttcagtaggtcctatgattgagtgtagtctggcccaggagtgtgtaGGTGAACGGAAGGCACTGGATGCACGAACCCCACCTACTGTCTCTGCCGGGCCGGTTCCCCTTTCTCCtgtgggattctctgcctctaaccctattacaagggctgagtcactggcttactggtgctcttcaatGCCGCCCCTAGGAGGGgggcatcacttgagtgggttgagtcactgacgtggtcttcctgtctgggttggcgcccccccttgggttgtgccgtggcggagatctttgtgggttatactcggccttgtctcaggatggtaagttggtggttgaagatatccctctagtggtgtgggggctgtgctttggcaaagtgggtgaggttatatcctgcctgtttggccctgttcaggggtatcatcagatggggccacagtgtctcctgacccctcctgtctcagcctccagtatttatgctgcagtagtttatgtgtcggggggcttgggtcagtctgttatatctggagtatttatcctgtcttatccggtgtcctgtgtgaatttaagtatgctctctttctttctttctttccttctttctctcggaggacctgagccctaggaccatgcctcaggatacctggcatgatgactccttgttgtccccagtccacctggccgtgctgctgctccagtttcaactgttctgcctgcggctatggaaccctgacctattcactgtgattactattatttgaccatgctggtcatttatgaacatttgaacatatggccatgttctgttaaaatcttcacccggcacagccaaaagaggactggccacccctcatagcctagttcctctctaggtttcttcctaggttttggcctttctagggagtttttcctagccactgtgcttctacacctgcattgcttgctgtttggggttttaggcaggGTCTCTGTActgcactttgatatatcagctgatgtaagaagggctatataaatacatttgatttgatttgataatcaaTGCCTATCGCTATGATAATTAAACAATCCTTAACCCCCGTTCTCCCCGTTTCTCTATGCTTTCTTAAGAGGCTTGTTTTACCCCAGAAATGGGAATCATTGCTGTCTGGACTGCAGGGGGGTTTAATGGCCCTCTGCAATGTATTGATTGTCAACTCTGGGAAGAGAAAAATAACTGAATTAACGGGGCCGGTGACAGAATGTGGACGGGGATACATTGCAAAATCTCactgtctacatcccaaatggccctatgggccctggtaaaaagtactacactatatagggaatagggtgccatttgggatgcacacactgAATTACTCCATAGGGCCTGTAATAGATTGGAGCTAAATAAAGTTCTGACCTGACTATATACAAACAGTACAATGTTATTACACTATGTTTCCTGATTAAGATTTCATTATAGATTGTGACCAGCGTGCCTTTTACTGTCAGCCTGTGAGCTGTCAGCTCTGTTTTGATTAATTGGTTCTAATAGATTAATGAATGTGTGATTAATGAACAGGTCCCTCTCCacttctgtggtgtgtgtgtgtgtgtgtgtgtgtgcgcgtgtgtgtttgcatgctcgcatg harbors:
- the LOC123725648 gene encoding uncharacterized protein, whose product is MREEWSPHFTSGSPYESTYSSPLHVWLRRTSSCSPEGVRWSGGWVPGISTPARVVPGYREANSLGGGESDAQAEVVTRRVLKWRPQSLFIAVLAITGALLMGSLRLLLWKWRPQSLFIAVLAITGALLMGSLRLLLWKLYIYDDGKGDLGQAEEAEEKPNIPSEKDPEEEEALEENPFTMFSLTTSNCLPIGLLNIRSLTSKAVIVNELITDHNLDVIGLTETWLKPDEFTVLNEASPPGYTSDHIPHASRKGGGVANIYDNKFQFTKKNMFSSFELLVMKSMQPTQSLFIATVYRPPGPYTAFLTEFPEFLSDLVVIADNIHIFGDFNIHMEKSTDPLQKAFGAIIDSVGFVQHVSGPTHCHSHTLELVLSHGINVVDLNVFPHNPGLSDHHFITFAIATNNLLRPQPRSIKSHAINSQTTERFLDALPDSLCLTKDVRVQKSVNHLTEELNLTLCNTLNAVAPLKTKNIYHKKLAPWYTENTRALKQASRKLEWKWRHTKLEVFRLAWKTVPCSIEEPSLLLDHPIFPPVPVTAIHHQCLHHSYSPRAFQALAYRDSS